DNA from bacterium:
CAAGTTGCCGTTTCAATATAGCAGTACTGGTATTACTGTTGGCTGCCCCTTTTTGAAACTTATCATATTCGCACATCGTCTGGTAATCAAGGTCTTTACGGTCAACAACAAACAATACCTTGTCAACATAGGGAAGTTTACTTACCAGCTGGGCTGTCTTAAAACTTGTAAGTGTTTTACCTGAACCTGTAGTATGCCATATAAACCCGCCTGCATCTGTGGTCCCCCATTTTTTGTAGTTGGTACTGATATTGATTTTATTCAAAATCTTTTCAGTTGCAACAATCTGGTAAGGACGCATAACAAGAAGCTGTTTTTCAGAAGTAAAAACACAATATTTGACCAGAACATTAAGGAGTGTATGTTTGGCAAAAAAAGTTTTAGTAAAATCAACAATATCAGGGATTGTTTTGTTGGTAGAGTCAGCCCACCAGCTGGTAAACTCAAAACTGTTACTTGACCGTTTCCCTCTTTTGACTGAACCTTCCCTCAACTCCCTGATATGCTGAGAACGGGTAGTATTACTATAATATTTGGTATAGGTCCCGTTTGAAATAACAAAAATCTGTACATACTCAAAAAGACCTGTCCCAGCCCAGAAACTCTCCCTCTGGTACCTGTTAATCTGGTTGAACGCTTCCTGAATATCAACCCCACGCCGTTTAAGCTCAATATGCACAAGAGGCAACCCGTTAACAAGAATAGTTACATCGTACCTGTTGACTTTTAGCCCTTCAGAAGTATACTGGTTGATAACCTGAAGGGTATTTTCGTGGATATGCTCTTTATTAAGGAGATAAATATTCTTAAATGTCCCATCATCTTTTTTAAGTATTTTTATATAATCTTCCTGTATAGTAGTGGTCTTCTCCTCAATACTCTGGTTAGGGTTAGATATCTCTGCCTTAAAGAACCTGTCCCATTCGGTATCAGAAAAGGTGTAGTTATTAAGTTTTTCCAGTTGTTTTTTTAGGTTGGATATAAGCTCTTCTTCAGAGGTGATAGATATATACTCGTAAGCTTGAGATGAAAGTTGCTCAATAAATACCCGTTCAAGCTCCGCTTCACTCTGGTATGTTCTGGCAGTTCGGTACAACGGAGTATATTCAGCCACAACAGTGCTTTGAGGGTTTTCTGCTACAAGTTTAAATTTATAATTACTCTCCATCTTCCTTTCCCAATGGTTTAAATGTCAACAAGCTGTCCCGATAATACTCATACTGTTTTCTGCGCGCATCAATCTCCGCAGGAAGCCCTTCAGATATACTATTTACAAGAGAATCAAACTTATCAAGGATAGATACTATCCTCTCCTGCTCAGATATAGGCGGTACCGGGATTTTGATTTTAGAATACTTAGAAATCCAATGTCGCATATGATCTTTAAAAGTATATTGTATACATCTCATTGCGTAATAAATAAATTTAAAAGTTGCAACATTGTTAATTTTAGGTTTAAGAATTTTCATTGCAGAAGATTTGACCTTGAAATTAAAAGCAACCCAATGAAAAGATGTAGTAAAATCGTCAAAAATAATTACTGGATTCTCTTCGCTTGCTTTATAAATTCCATCTTCCTCATTAGTGTAACCCAGTATAAAACTTTGCCCAGCAGTTAAAACCGGGATATTAAAATTTTCATTATATTCGACTGACCGCACAATATATTTCGAAGGTTGCTCATAATCTAATAATTCACCCAATTTCTTCCACTCTACCTTGTCTCCAAAAGTCAGAAGTTCATCCCGATAGTGTTCGTACTGCTTCCTCCTTGCCTCCAACTCTGCCTCCAACTCTGTAAATTTATCAAGAATCCTTACAATCTCTTCCTGTACCTCCAACGGTGGTATTGGGATTTTGATTTTTTTTAAGAAACTAAAATGCCTTGTATATTTTCCAGTTTTTTTATAGAAATTATTGAAAGAATAATAAATATATTTAGGTAATATACCATCTACCTTAATAATTTTTATACCATCTGCACCTTGTGCAAAAGTAAAATCTATATATTTTATTGTTTCGGTATGATCTCCAAAAACTATATACTTTTCAGTAGAAATTAAAGCATTTATATCATCTGTATAGCCAACAATAAAGTCTTGTCCTTGATCAATAATTGGAAACCTACCGATCGTATTATACTTTTTCTTTGGTAATTTTTTGGGTGGAGTAATAGTTGAAAGCAATTTTTCATCAAGCAATTTTTGCACACTCTTAAACTCCACT
Protein-coding regions in this window:
- a CDS encoding restriction endonuclease subunit S — translated: MNKIEKLLAEMCPDGVEFKSVQKLLDEKLLSTITPPKKLPKKKYNTIGRFPIIDQGQDFIVGYTDDINALISTEKYIVFGDHTETIKYIDFTFAQGADGIKIIKVDGILPKYIYYSFNNFYKKTGKYTRHFSFLKKIKIPIPPLEVQEEIVRILDKFTELEAELEARRKQYEHYRDELLTFGDKVEWKKLGELLDYEQPSKYIVRSVEYNENFNIPVLTAGQSFILGYTNEEDGIYKASEENPVIIFDDFTTSFHWVAFNFKVKSSAMKILKPKINNVATFKFIYYAMRCIQYTFKDHMRHWISKYSKIKIPVPPISEQERIVSILDKFDSLVNSISEGLPAEIDARRKQYEYYRDSLLTFKPLGKEDGE